A window of Devosia chinhatensis genomic DNA:
TAGACGCCGACACCGAGGTCGATCTTTGCGGAACGCTGGTCGGCAGCATACTCGCCCATGAGCGCCAAAATCTTGTCGCCTGGGGCCTGGGTAAGGGTTTCGAACATGGGCGGAGGTCCGGTGGGAAGGCGCCGCCTTTATAGGCGGCTGAGGGATTTTTGCAATTGAAACTGCGCGGCGGATCAGGCTCGGTCGAGATCGAGCTTTTCCAGTTCTGCCGTCAATTTCGGAACGATTTCAAAGAGATCACCAATCAGCACGACATCGGCGATCTTGACGATCGGCGCTTCGGGATCGGAATTGATGGCGATGATTTTCTTTGCGCCCTGTATGCCGGCCAGATGCTGGAGGGCGCCGGAAATGCCGACCGCGATATAGAGGTCGGGGGCGATGATCTTGCCGGTCTGGCCCACCTGCCAGTCATTGGGGGCATAGCCGGCATCGACCGCCGCGCGGGTGGCGCCGATGGCTGCGCCGAGGGTTTTGCCAAGCTTTTCAATCAGTTGGAAACCTTCGGCCGATCCGACCGACACACCGCCGCCGACCACGATCTGGGCGGTGGAGAGGTCGGGAATATCGCTCTCGGTACGGTGCCCGGCAATGAATGCCACGACGGATTGGATTGTATTTTCAAGGGCTTCGATCGGAGCCGGACCCGCAGCGGCGGCCGGGCGGAAGGCGGAGGCGCGGAAGGTCAGCACGTGACGCGCCTGTGGATCGGAAACCGTTTCAAGGGCGTTTCCGGCGTAAATGGGCCGGGTGAAACGATTTTCTCCCTCGATGGCGATGATATCGGTGACCGGCTGGATGTCGAGGCTGGCGGCAAGGCGCGGCATGACGTCCTTGCCCTGGCTCGATGCGCTCGAGACCAGATATGTGTAGCCTTCGGCTAACCCCGACAGTGTCGCCACCAGCGAATCCGCTAGCAGACTGTTAGCGTTGACCATCACCTTTCGCACACCGGCCAATGACGCAGCCGCTTCCGCTGCGGCAGGGGGACCGGGCACGAAAAGATCGACGGGACCAAGCTGGGCTGCAGCGCTGACGATGCGCGCGGTAGCGGGCGACAGCACGCCGTTATCGACGTCGGCGAGAAGCAGAACGCTCATCACAGGGCCTCCATCGCTTTGACATCAGCGGCGATGAGGGCGGCGAGCGCGTCGACCGAACCAATGGTCGAGCCTGCCACGCGCTCGGATGGCGGGGAAATCTTTTCGACGATAAGGCGCGGAGCCAGATCGACAGCCAATTCGCTCGCCGGACGAACGGCGAGCGGCTTGGAGCGCGCCTTCATAACCATGGGCAGGGCGGCATTGCGCGGGGTATTGAGGCGCAGGTCCGCGGTGACGATGGCAGGCAGGGACAGAGCGATGGTTTCGCGCCCGTAATCGACCTCTCGGGTGACGCTGAGGCGATCACCTTCGAGCGTGATCTCCGAGGCAAAGGTGGCCTGCGGCCGCTCCGTCAGCGCGGCGAGCATCTGCCCGACATGATTGCTGTCATCGTCGACGGCCTGCTTGCCCAGAAGAACGAGCTCGGGCTGTTCCTCCTCGATGACCTTGGCCAGGAGCTTGGCGATGGCAAGGGTTTCGAGGCTGGCATCGGTTTCTACCAAGATGCCGCGATGGGCACCCATGGCCAGAGCGGTCAGGATGACGTCGGTACTGGCCTTTGGCCCGATGGAGGCGACGACGATTTCGCTCGCCTGCCCCTTCTCGGCAAGCTGAACCGCGGCTTCCACGGCATGCTTGCAGAACGGGTTCATGGACATGCGGACACCAGTGGTCTCGACGCCTTTCCCATCGGGACGGACCCGAATGCGAACATTGTGATCGACCACGCGCTTCACGGCGACGAGGATTTTCATAGCCAACCTTCCGGGCAGGTCCGGGGAACAGGGCTTCCCTTCGCAAAAAGGGCACCAAGGGGCAAGGCATGGATGGGGAATATCGGTTCGGTCTGCGCACAAATGTTGGAAAGTGGTGCCCGCACGAGCATTGCCATCCTGGGCTCGGACCCAGCCCTGAGAGCTGTCGGAACACTGGCACGCGGCCAGTGCAGTTGACGCCACCGCGTGGGACAGAGACACTGTCCCTCTCTCTCCGCTGTTTTGGTTTGCCTATGCCCGTTCTCAATCGTGTCGCCGAATTCCAGCCTGAAATCGCCGCCTGGAGGCGCGATTTTCATGCCCATCCCGAGGTGCTGTTCGATGTGCACCGTACGGCCGGTATCGTGGTGGAGAAGCTGCGCGAATTCGGTTGCGACGAGATCATCACCGGGCTGGGACGCACGGGCGTCGTGGCCATCATCAATGGTCGCAGCACGGCGAGCGGGCGAACCATCGGTCTGCGCGCCGATATGGACGCCTTGCCGATGACGGAAAAATCGAACGTCGCCTATGCCTCAACCATTGCGGGCAAGATGCATGCCTGTGGCCATGACGGCCACACCTCCATGCTGCTGGGCGCGGCGAAATACCTGGCTGAAACCCGCAATTTCGATGGCCGCGTGGCGCTGATCTTCCAGCCGGCCGAAGAAGGCGGCGGCGGCGGCAAGGTGATGATCGAGGATGGCCTCTTCGACAAGGTCAGCATCGACGAGGTCTATGGGCTGCACAATTGGCCGGGCATGCCGATCGGCACGTTCGGGATCCGGACGGGCGGGATCATGGCCGCGACGGACCGCTTCTATATCGACATCGAGGGCCTGGGCGGCCATGCCGCGCGCCCGCAGCAGACTATCGATCCGATCATCGTTTCAGCCCAGCTGGTCACGGCGCTGCAGACCATCGTGTCGCGCAACCTCGACCCGCTGGAAAGCGCCGTGCTCTCGGTGACCATGATCGAGGCGGGCGAAGCGGACAACGTGATCTCCCGGACCGCAAAGATCACAGGGACCGTGCGCACGCTGGACAGCGCTGTGCAGGACTTCATCGAGGCCAAGCTCGGCGAATTCGTACCTCAGTTCGCCTCGAGCTTCGGGGCCCGGGCCTCGATCCGCTATGCGCGGGGTTATCCGGTGACGGTCAATGCGCCCGACCAGACCGCCTTTGCCGCCAGCGTGGCCGCAGAGATCGTCGGCGCCGAGCGCGTCGATGCCGATACCGCACCATCCATGGGCGGCGAGGATTTCTCCTTCATGCTCAACGAGCGGCCGGGCGCCTACATCTTCCTCGGCAACGGCGACTCGACCGAGCTGCATACCGATACCTATGATTTCAACGACGAGGCCATTGCCGTCGGCGTCAGCTACTGGGTTCGCCTGGTGGAAAAGGCGCTGCCGGCAGCGTGAAAGGGAGGCCCGATTGGCCATCTGGCAGGTGAAGCGGCTGGGTCCTGCCGATCTGATTGATTTTCGCGGCATGAATGCGCTGTTCGGCACAGCCTTTGAGGACGCGCAGACCTGGGGCGCCAATCCGCCGAGCGACACCTATGCGGCCGATCTGCTTGGCAAGGACCATGTCTTCGCGCTGGCGGCGACCAAGGCGGACAGCGTGGTTGGCGCTCTGGTCGCCTATGAATTGCCCAAGTTCGAAAGCGAGCGCTCGGAAGTCTATATTTATGATCTGGCCGTCGCGGAGAGCCATCGCCGACAGGGCATCGCCACGGCGCTGATCGAGCGGCTTTGCAGTCTCGCGGCCGAGCGGGGCGCCTGGGTGGTCTATGTGCAGGCGGATTATGGCGATGACCCGGCTGTGGCGCTTTACACCAAGCTGGGCGCCCGCGAGGATGTGATGCATTTTGATATTCCGGTGCGGATGGCGCAAAGGAGTGATTGAGCCTTTGCGCCCGAGCGCATAGGAAGGGACGTCATGTCCCTTCCTGCCGCCTTCGGGCATCCCCTTGCCGCTACCATCCTGACCCTGGCCGTCTCTGCCATTGGTGGCGGAGCGGCGCATCTGATCGGTCTTCCCGCCGGCTGGCTCATGGGCGGCGCGCTGGCGGTGACGATTGCCGCCATGCTGGGCATGCCGGTCAGCATGCCCGACCGGCTGCGCGACGTGATCTTCGTGCTGATCGGCATGTCGATGGGCGCGAGCGTTGCCCCCGACAGCCTTTCGCTTCTGGCCAGCTGGCCGATTTCTCTGGCGGCGCTGGCGCTCGAGCTGGTCATCATCGTGGCCGCCACTGGCTGGATGCTGACCAAGGTCTTCAAGCTCGATCCGGGCACGGCCTATCTCAGTTCCTTTCCCGGCCATCTTTCCTTTGTCATGGGCATCGCGGCGACCGGGGTCGGCAATCCGCGCCAGATCGTCATCATCCAGGTCATCCGCATCCTGATGCTGACCATCGCCGTGCCCATCGGCGCGGTCTTTCTGCCCATCGACCATTTTGCGCCACCACAGGCCGCGGCCTTCCTCTCGCCGCTGCAACTGGTGCTGCTGGCGCTGGGCTGCGTGGCCATGGGCCTGGTCTTCATCTGGCTCCGGGTTCCCGCCGGCATGGTGCTGGGCGCCATGGCGGCCGCCATCCTCGCCAAGCTGGGCGGGCTCTATAGCGAGGC
This region includes:
- a CDS encoding electron transfer flavoprotein subunit alpha/FixB family protein, producing MSVLLLADVDNGVLSPATARIVSAAAQLGPVDLFVPGPPAAAEAAASLAGVRKVMVNANSLLADSLVATLSGLAEGYTYLVSSASSQGKDVMPRLAASLDIQPVTDIIAIEGENRFTRPIYAGNALETVSDPQARHVLTFRASAFRPAAAAGPAPIEALENTIQSVVAFIAGHRTESDIPDLSTAQIVVGGGVSVGSAEGFQLIEKLGKTLGAAIGATRAAVDAGYAPNDWQVGQTGKIIAPDLYIAVGISGALQHLAGIQGAKKIIAINSDPEAPIVKIADVVLIGDLFEIVPKLTAELEKLDLDRA
- a CDS encoding electron transfer flavoprotein subunit beta/FixA family protein — encoded protein: MKILVAVKRVVDHNVRIRVRPDGKGVETTGVRMSMNPFCKHAVEAAVQLAEKGQASEIVVASIGPKASTDVILTALAMGAHRGILVETDASLETLAIAKLLAKVIEEEQPELVLLGKQAVDDDSNHVGQMLAALTERPQATFASEITLEGDRLSVTREVDYGRETIALSLPAIVTADLRLNTPRNAALPMVMKARSKPLAVRPASELAVDLAPRLIVEKISPPSERVAGSTIGSVDALAALIAADVKAMEAL
- a CDS encoding M20 aminoacylase family protein gives rise to the protein MPVLNRVAEFQPEIAAWRRDFHAHPEVLFDVHRTAGIVVEKLREFGCDEIITGLGRTGVVAIINGRSTASGRTIGLRADMDALPMTEKSNVAYASTIAGKMHACGHDGHTSMLLGAAKYLAETRNFDGRVALIFQPAEEGGGGGKVMIEDGLFDKVSIDEVYGLHNWPGMPIGTFGIRTGGIMAATDRFYIDIEGLGGHAARPQQTIDPIIVSAQLVTALQTIVSRNLDPLESAVLSVTMIEAGEADNVISRTAKITGTVRTLDSAVQDFIEAKLGEFVPQFASSFGARASIRYARGYPVTVNAPDQTAFAASVAAEIVGAERVDADTAPSMGGEDFSFMLNERPGAYIFLGNGDSTELHTDTYDFNDEAIAVGVSYWVRLVEKALPAA
- a CDS encoding AAC(3)-I family aminoglycoside N-acetyltransferase, whose product is MAIWQVKRLGPADLIDFRGMNALFGTAFEDAQTWGANPPSDTYAADLLGKDHVFALAATKADSVVGALVAYELPKFESERSEVYIYDLAVAESHRRQGIATALIERLCSLAAERGAWVVYVQADYGDDPAVALYTKLGAREDVMHFDIPVRMAQRSD
- a CDS encoding AbrB family transcriptional regulator, whose translation is MSLPAAFGHPLAATILTLAVSAIGGGAAHLIGLPAGWLMGGALAVTIAAMLGMPVSMPDRLRDVIFVLIGMSMGASVAPDSLSLLASWPISLAALALELVIIVAATGWMLTKVFKLDPGTAYLSSFPGHLSFVMGIAATGVGNPRQIVIIQVIRILMLTIAVPIGAVFLPIDHFAPPQAAAFLSPLQLVLLALGCVAMGLVFIWLRVPAGMVLGAMAAAILAKLGGLYSEAMPIPLVVLTFILTGALIGSRFQGITKTEFLAAAKGGLIATAMTVAIVTIVTLGVAQLVDMPFGQLWLGLSPGALEGMGALGIALGYDTAFIAAHHVIRLLMLSVAIPFVVMLVRWQERRAQESRNRVS